The Microcoleus sp. FACHB-831 genome has a window encoding:
- a CDS encoding pentapeptide repeat-containing protein, with the protein MDIEAIRLGKIKQLPGVDLEDEDLSKADLRGINFAGANLVGVNFAGANLERARLDGANLIEAQLVEADLRANLLGANLMQADLTGADLRGSNLRGANLMATKLTGATFSGAFLSGANLMSVNLQGVDLRSADLRGANLSSANLQGADLRGADLRGALLTEANLEEADLRSTNLAGANLSGANLLCADLDAANLTGANLERACVVGTGMNEAAVIK; encoded by the coding sequence ATGGATATTGAAGCGATTCGTTTAGGAAAAATCAAGCAACTGCCAGGGGTAGATTTAGAAGACGAAGATCTATCAAAAGCAGATTTGCGCGGTATCAATTTCGCTGGTGCAAATCTAGTTGGGGTAAACTTCGCTGGCGCAAATTTGGAAAGGGCACGTCTCGATGGCGCTAATTTAATTGAAGCGCAACTCGTAGAGGCTGACTTGCGGGCGAACCTGTTAGGAGCTAATTTAATGCAAGCTGACTTAACAGGAGCTGACTTGCGGGGAAGCAATTTGCGGGGCGCTAACTTGATGGCAACTAAGCTCACTGGCGCTACTTTTTCGGGCGCTTTTTTGAGCGGTGCTAATTTGATGAGCGTGAACTTGCAGGGAGTGGATTTGCGTAGTGCTGATTTACGGGGGGCAAATTTAAGCAGTGCAAATCTCCAAGGTGCGGATTTGCGCGGTGCAGATTTGCGCGGTGCTTTGCTTACTGAAGCGAATTTGGAGGAAGCTGATCTGCGGAGTACAAATTTAGCTGGAGCGAACTTATCGGGAGCTAATTTACTCTGTGCTGATTTAGATGCGGCAAATTTAACTGGGGCTAATTTGGAGAGAGCCTGTGTAGTTGGTACAGGTATGAATGAAGCGGCTGTAATAAAATAA
- a CDS encoding WG repeat-containing protein, with amino-acid sequence MVVKTRVTLWKVLIKVAIAALAPIIIISCTPQANNNNITFAIPPQFEEADGFSDGVAQVLIDGNLSLIDKSGNIITQLIFYRPPAGFYEGLARLEINNKFGYIDKNGKIIIKPQFKQARSFSSGLAAVRIANKWGYINNKGTFLIKPQFDEAFSFTSGLAAVKLGSKWGYIDTTGKFAIKPEFDKCWNFSDGLGRVQVGDIWGYIDKIGNMVIENTFDFADDFSSGLARVRVGNSWGYIDKKGNIVIQQQFDLAYSFFSGIALVQINEKLGYIDKSGNFVKQPQFDEASDFEEGLAFVKIGDKPYGYIDNNGNWAIAPQFDNARSFSEGMAAVKVGEKWGYIRNPLK; translated from the coding sequence ATGGTTGTAAAAACTAGGGTGACACTGTGGAAAGTTTTAATTAAAGTAGCGATCGCCGCCCTTGCGCCTATTATTATCATCTCGTGTACGCCCCAGGCTAACAACAATAATATAACTTTCGCAATACCCCCCCAATTTGAGGAAGCTGATGGCTTTTCCGACGGTGTGGCACAGGTATTAATTGATGGCAACCTAAGCTTAATTGACAAGAGCGGGAACATCATCACGCAACTTATATTTTATAGGCCGCCTGCTGGTTTTTATGAAGGACTGGCCAGACTAGAAATTAATAATAAGTTTGGCTATATCGACAAAAATGGAAAAATAATTATTAAGCCGCAATTCAAGCAAGCTCGTTCCTTTTCTTCTGGGCTGGCGGCGGTAAGAATTGCCAATAAGTGGGGCTATATCAACAATAAAGGAACATTCTTAATTAAACCGCAATTCGATGAAGCTTTTTCCTTTACATCAGGGCTAGCGGCGGTAAAACTTGGCAGCAAGTGGGGTTATATAGATACTACTGGTAAATTTGCAATTAAGCCGGAATTTGATAAATGTTGGAATTTTTCCGATGGGCTGGGGCGGGTTCAGGTTGGGGATATTTGGGGTTATATCGATAAAATTGGGAATATGGTAATTGAAAATACATTCGATTTCGCTGATGACTTTTCTTCTGGGCTGGCGCGAGTAAGAGTTGGCAATAGTTGGGGCTATATAGACAAAAAGGGCAATATCGTAATTCAACAGCAATTTGATTTAGCTTATAGCTTTTTTTCTGGAATTGCCCTCGTACAAATTAATGAGAAGTTAGGCTATATCGACAAGAGCGGTAACTTTGTTAAACAGCCACAATTTGATGAGGCTTCTGATTTTGAGGAAGGGCTGGCCTTTGTAAAAATTGGAGATAAACCTTATGGCTATATTGATAATAATGGGAATTGGGCGATCGCTCCCCAGTTTGATAATGCTCGTTCCTTTTCAGAAGGTATGGCAGCCGTAAAAGTTGGCGAAAAGTGGGGCTATATTCGCAATCCCTTAAAATGA